From a single Rutidosis leptorrhynchoides isolate AG116_Rl617_1_P2 chromosome 5, CSIRO_AGI_Rlap_v1, whole genome shotgun sequence genomic region:
- the LOC139846584 gene encoding serine/threonine-protein phosphatase 5 isoform X1, producing MPSMSTTEQKSDVSLAESIKQQANDAFKANKFSQAIDLYTKAIEINGENAVYWANRAFSHTKLEEYGSAIQDASKAVEIDPKYSKGYYRRGAAYLAMGKFKEALKDFQQVKRLSPNDPDASKKLKECEKAVMKLKFEEAISVSASEKHSVAESIDFQTIGTGTGSSYTTAAAVAVAFVAILMLVVGPIVATVLASAALAMFLVVKKTGWWAGFSDGYLTKSEILNIDVEPQYAGARIEGDVITLEFVKKMMDDFKNQKSLHKRYAFQIVLQTREILMALPSLVDITVPNGKHFTVCGDVHGQFFDLLNIFELNGLPSEENPYLFNGDFVDRGSFSVEVILTLFAFKCMSPSAIHLARGNHESKSMNKIYGFEGEVRSKLSDKFVELFAEVFCYLPLAHVINEKIFVVHGGLFSQDGVKLSDIRAIDRFCEPPEEGLMCEILWSDPQPNPGRGPSKRGVGLSFGADITKRFLKDNNLDLVVRSHEVKDEGYEIEHDGKLITVFSAPNYCDQMGNKGAFIRFEAPTLEPKIVTFSAVPHPDVKPMAYASNFLRMFN from the exons ATGCCCTCTATGTCTACCACTGAACAAAAATCAGACGTTTCATTGGCTGAATCAATCAAACAACAAGCGAATGATGCTTTTAAAG CGAATAAGTTTTCTCAAGCGATTGATTTGTATACAAAAGCAATTGAAATAAACGGTGAAAATGCTGTTTATTGGGCGAATCGAGCCTTTTCACATACTAAATTGGAGGAATATGGTAGCGCTATTCAGGATGCATCTAAAGCTGTTGAGATTGATCCTAAGTATTCAAAG GGTTATTATCGGCGTGGTGCTGCGTACCTTGCTATGGGGAAGTTTAAAGAAGCACTTAAGGATTTTCAACAG GTAAAGCGATTATCTCCGAATGATCCAGATGCTTCAAAGAAATTAAAGGAATGTGAAAAAGCTGTTATGAAGCTCAAGTTCGAAGAAGCGATTTCCGTGTCtgcttctgaaaaacactctgtagCTGAGTCTATTGACTTCCAAACTATAG GGACGGGCACAGGCTCATCATATACTACTGCTGCAGCAGTGGCAGTAGCATTTGTGGCTATACTGATGCTGGTGGTGGGGCCCATTGTAGCCACCGTGTTGGCTTCTGCAGCGCTGGCAATGTTTTTGGTTGTCAAGAAGACTGGTTGGTGGGCCGGCTTTTCTGATGGTTACTTAACCAAGAGTGAAATACTGAACATAG ATGTTGAGCCACAATATGCTGGTGCAAGAATCGAAGGAGATGTGATAACGCTAGAGTTTGTGAAGAAGATGATGGATGACTTCAAGAACCAGAAGTCTTTACATAAACG ATATGCGTTCCAGATTGTTCTACAAACCCGAGAGATCTTAATGGCCTTACCTTCTCTGGTTGACATAACCGTTCCCAATGGAAAACACTTCACAGTTTGCGGTGATGTGCATGGCCAG TTCTTCGATCTATTAAATATCTTTGAGCTCAATGGTCTCCCATCTGAAGAAAATCCTTATTTGTTTAATGGTGACTTTGTTGATCGGGGGTCCTTTTCTGTTGAAGTTATTCTCACATTGTTTGCGTTCAAGTGTATGTCTCCATCAG CTATACATCTTGCGCGTGGAAACCATGAGAGTAAAAGCATGAACAAGATTTACGGGTTTGAGGGTGAGGTCAGATCAAAGTTGAGTGATAAGTTTGTGGAGCTTTTTGCAGAAGTTTTCTGCTATTTACCGTTAGCTCATGTTATAAACGAGAAGATATTCGTTGTTCATGGTGGACTTTTTAGTCAAGATGGGGTCAAACTCTCTGATATCAGAGCAATCGACCGGTTTTGTGAACCCCCAGAGGAAG GGTTAATGTGTGAGATATTATGGAGCGACCCGCAACCCAATCCTGGTAGAGGACCAAGCAAGCGTGGTGTAGGTCTCTCTTTTGGTGCAGATATAACAAAAAGGTTTTTGAAGGATAACAATCTAG ATTTAGTTGTGCGGTCTCATGAGGTTAAAGATGAAGGCTATGAAATTGAGCATGACGGAAAGCTTATCACTGTATTTTCTGCTCCAAACTATTGTGATCAG
- the LOC139849847 gene encoding uncharacterized protein, with protein sequence METVGWLWELMGIREVAGSSPAGGHLFIFQLILREAFVWTFFPFRYCSGEFAGKLPEICQNQISRSLSCKLLKEEDDNLIALPLRDFVDDLRLSVTFDNVNEPPNCIFKDESFRKSFDWDCAFFTNPGLLNVEELCLINKGFKNDDAEQLSSGTRKDERANRVSNVKSVRASNSQNVKLNRSKLQSSSSASFESFKRKITPVKTKSTTSQSHHSYESSSNTSSKSIKKKIVTRKTKVTSSSPSSVLSPLSSPCSSSTSSASHFHNAVSTKSFQTPKLTSQHARSSSTMSSLRMPSQRIGFFDEKLLMSFNISPIFTENCSKVRKVNGVNRQLEAVKPDNNVSEVKGQSLNPTNARHTTIHCSPTPFAEKMSVQGTNLRSVHVVQVARSDNVNAGLNIKLFEDADSHLQPESVEPRKLSLLDKSLDWDRSFFTIAGLLTPEELCMINEGIEKAEFNQTSPEHHMIDVNKKLDESDRCSLNKTQNERMCNTEDKVNGVNRHLDAIKPDNNVTNNVTEVKGQWICTKSGQSLHPPNAGHTTTPCSPTPFSENMSDNQMFGDADSRLQPESNEPRKPIILRESLDCEWDSTFFTSAGLLTPEELWMINGGIETVEFNRPSPKTLQRIFKKAEVNQTSPGTKKHIRSLAVARHVFKDVNLGIHSSTVKKTNSQQSQKLNFRRPIKNRRPNCSIGHKDWFSCLPVDCKV encoded by the exons AAGCGTTTGTTTGGACCTTCTTTCCGTTTAGATACTGCTCCGGAGAATTCGCCGGAAAATTACCGGAAATATGCCAGAACCAGATCTCCAG GTCTCTCTCTTGCAAACTGTTAAAAG AGGAAGATGATAACTTAATTGCGCTTCCGTTACGTGATTTTGTCGATGATCTTCGACTTTCAG TTACATTTGATAATGTGAATGAGCCGCCTAATTGTATTTTTAAGGATGAAAGTTTTCGTAAAAGCTTTGATTGGGATTGTGCCTTCTTCACTAATCCAG GTCTGTTGAATGTTGAAGAATTGTGCTTGATAAATAAAGGCTTTAAAAATGATGATGCTGAACAACTATCTTCTGGAACTCGTAAAGATGAACGGGCTAATCGAGTTTCTAATGTGAAATCAGTTAGAGCTTCAAACAGCCAGAACGTTAAATTAAACCGATCAAAGCTTCAATCATCTTCAAGTGCCTCATTCGAGTCCTTTAAAAGGAAAATTACTCCCGTTAAAACAAAATCGACAACCTCTCAATCACATCACTCATATGAATCATCTTCTAATACTTCATCCAAGTCTATTAAAAAGAAAATTGTTACCAGAAAGACAAAAGTGACATCATCATCTCCTTCCTCAGTCCTTTCTCCATTGTCATCTCCATGTTCTTCTAGCACATCTTCTGCTAGTCATTTTCACAATGCCGTATCGACAAAATCTTTTCAGACACCAAAGTTGACTAGTCAACATGCCAGAAGTTCTTCAACGATGTCAAGTCTTCGAATGCCATCCCAACGGATTGGATTCTTCGATGAGAAGCTGCTGATGTCATTCAATATCTCTCCTATTTTCACCGAGAATTGCTCGAAAGTTAGAAAAGTCAATGGCGTAAACAGACAGTTGGAAGCCGTTAAACCCGACAACAATGTGAGTGAGGTCAAAGGTCAATCTTTAAATCCTACAAATGCTCGGCATACTACTATTCATTGCTCACCAACCCCGTTTGCTGAAAAGATGTCcg TTCAAGGTACAAATTTGAGGTCTGTTCATGTTGTGCAAGTAG CAAGATCTGATAATGTGAACGCGGGTCTTAATATCAAGTTGTTTGAAGATGCAGACTCACATCTTCAACCAGAATCAGTTGAGCCAAGAAAACTGAGTTTATTAGACAAAAGCTTAGATTGGGATAGGTCCTTCTTCACTATTGCGG GTCTGTTGACTCCTGAAGAGTTGTGCATGATAAATGAAGGCATCGAGAAAGCTGAATTCAACCAAACATCACCTGAACATCACATGATCGACGTAAATAAAAAGCTAGACGAAAGTGATCGATGCTCGTTAAACAAGACCCAAAATGAGAGGATGTGTAATACGGAAGATAAGGTCAATGGCGTAAATAGACACTTGGACGCCATTAAACCTGACAACAATGTGACTAACAATGTGACTGAAGTCAAAGGTCAGTGGATTTGCACCAAGTCTGGTCAATCTTTACATCCTCCAAATGCTGGGCATACGACTACTCCTTGCTCGCCAACCCCGTTCTCAGAAAATATGTCCG ATAATCAGATGTTTGGAGACGCAGACTCGCGTCTTCAACCCGAATCAAATGAGCCAAGAAAACCGATTATATTGCGCGAAAGCTTAGATTGCGAATGGGATAGTACATTCTTCACTAGTGCAG GTCTGTTGACTCCTGAAGAGTTGTGGATGATAAACGGAGGTATCGAGACAGTTGAATTTAATCGACCGTCACCTAAAACTTTACAACGCATTTTCAAGAAAGCTGAAGTTAATCAAACATCACCTGGAACTAAAAAACACATACGATCACTTGCAGTTGCTCGTCACGTTTTTAAAGATGTAAACCTTGGTATTCACTCTTCAACTGTTAAGAAGACCAATTCGCAACAATCGCAGAAACTGAATTTTCGAAGACCTATTAAAAACCGAAGACCCAACTGTTCAATTGGACACAAAGATTGGTTTAGTTGTTTACCTGTTGACTGTAAAGTGTAG
- the LOC139846584 gene encoding serine/threonine-protein phosphatase 5 isoform X2: protein MPSMSTTEQKSDVSLAESIKQQANDAFKANKFSQAIDLYTKAIEINGENAVYWANRAFSHTKLEEYGSAIQDASKAVEIDPKYSKGYYRRGAAYLAMGKFKEALKDFQQVKRLSPNDPDASKKLKECEKAVMKLKFEEAISVSASEKHSVAESIDFQTIDVEPQYAGARIEGDVITLEFVKKMMDDFKNQKSLHKRYAFQIVLQTREILMALPSLVDITVPNGKHFTVCGDVHGQFFDLLNIFELNGLPSEENPYLFNGDFVDRGSFSVEVILTLFAFKCMSPSAIHLARGNHESKSMNKIYGFEGEVRSKLSDKFVELFAEVFCYLPLAHVINEKIFVVHGGLFSQDGVKLSDIRAIDRFCEPPEEGLMCEILWSDPQPNPGRGPSKRGVGLSFGADITKRFLKDNNLDLVVRSHEVKDEGYEIEHDGKLITVFSAPNYCDQMGNKGAFIRFEAPTLEPKIVTFSAVPHPDVKPMAYASNFLRMFN from the exons ATGCCCTCTATGTCTACCACTGAACAAAAATCAGACGTTTCATTGGCTGAATCAATCAAACAACAAGCGAATGATGCTTTTAAAG CGAATAAGTTTTCTCAAGCGATTGATTTGTATACAAAAGCAATTGAAATAAACGGTGAAAATGCTGTTTATTGGGCGAATCGAGCCTTTTCACATACTAAATTGGAGGAATATGGTAGCGCTATTCAGGATGCATCTAAAGCTGTTGAGATTGATCCTAAGTATTCAAAG GGTTATTATCGGCGTGGTGCTGCGTACCTTGCTATGGGGAAGTTTAAAGAAGCACTTAAGGATTTTCAACAG GTAAAGCGATTATCTCCGAATGATCCAGATGCTTCAAAGAAATTAAAGGAATGTGAAAAAGCTGTTATGAAGCTCAAGTTCGAAGAAGCGATTTCCGTGTCtgcttctgaaaaacactctgtagCTGAGTCTATTGACTTCCAAACTATAG ATGTTGAGCCACAATATGCTGGTGCAAGAATCGAAGGAGATGTGATAACGCTAGAGTTTGTGAAGAAGATGATGGATGACTTCAAGAACCAGAAGTCTTTACATAAACG ATATGCGTTCCAGATTGTTCTACAAACCCGAGAGATCTTAATGGCCTTACCTTCTCTGGTTGACATAACCGTTCCCAATGGAAAACACTTCACAGTTTGCGGTGATGTGCATGGCCAG TTCTTCGATCTATTAAATATCTTTGAGCTCAATGGTCTCCCATCTGAAGAAAATCCTTATTTGTTTAATGGTGACTTTGTTGATCGGGGGTCCTTTTCTGTTGAAGTTATTCTCACATTGTTTGCGTTCAAGTGTATGTCTCCATCAG CTATACATCTTGCGCGTGGAAACCATGAGAGTAAAAGCATGAACAAGATTTACGGGTTTGAGGGTGAGGTCAGATCAAAGTTGAGTGATAAGTTTGTGGAGCTTTTTGCAGAAGTTTTCTGCTATTTACCGTTAGCTCATGTTATAAACGAGAAGATATTCGTTGTTCATGGTGGACTTTTTAGTCAAGATGGGGTCAAACTCTCTGATATCAGAGCAATCGACCGGTTTTGTGAACCCCCAGAGGAAG GGTTAATGTGTGAGATATTATGGAGCGACCCGCAACCCAATCCTGGTAGAGGACCAAGCAAGCGTGGTGTAGGTCTCTCTTTTGGTGCAGATATAACAAAAAGGTTTTTGAAGGATAACAATCTAG ATTTAGTTGTGCGGTCTCATGAGGTTAAAGATGAAGGCTATGAAATTGAGCATGACGGAAAGCTTATCACTGTATTTTCTGCTCCAAACTATTGTGATCAG